TTAGGCTGTATAATGCCGCCAAAACTTGCTATTTAGGGAATGGATTTGATTATGCGTGCGTTGTGTTTGATGTTGATGATGGTTTTTAGCGCTTCAGCCTGCACCCAAGAAGACAAACCGATGCCGGTTGCTGAAAAGGCTCAAGAAAATTTACCGGCATTCAATGGAAGCGACATTTCAAACGAAAGCTTGGGCGGTAACTTTACTCTGCTTGGCCGCGGTAATCACGCTTTTAATCTGAATGATTTGCGCGGTAAAGTTGTAATTTTGGCTTTTGGTTTCACACATTGCCCGGATGTGTGCCCGACGGGCTTGGCTACTTATGCTGATGTGTTAAAACAGCTTGGAAAACAGGCGCAGGACGTGGTGGTAGTGTTTGTAAGCGTTGA
This portion of the Neisseria canis genome encodes:
- a CDS encoding SCO family protein, whose amino-acid sequence is MDLIMRALCLMLMMVFSASACTQEDKPMPVAEKAQENLPAFNGSDISNESLGGNFTLLGRGNHAFNLNDLRGKVVILAFGFTHCPDVCPTGLATYADVLKQLGKQAQDVVVVFVSVDPERDTPELTDQYVRLFHESFIGLSAKSEKDIETVKQLYRIHAKKVPLKNGDYTVDHTAGTYLLNRDGKAVAFEPYGKTATEIADDVRILLSR